In Planctomycetia bacterium, one DNA window encodes the following:
- a CDS encoding mannose-1-phosphate guanylyltransferase, which produces MNHVAVILAGGSGRRLWPLSRADRPKQLLRIVEGRSLLRHAYDRLRLRLAPSDIFVVALERHLDAIAGQLEGIPRENLIGEPVGRDTANAIALAAAILNERRSGCTMGVFTADHLIRPIQTFSEIVARGYEAAETHADALVTFGIRPTEPSTQMGYIERGEPVSPGVFAVKSFREKPDAATAKQYMIGGAHDWNSGMFVWRLPTIVSALQRHLPQAWEALARVAPRWGSEAGTRAAAEVYPTLTKTSIDYAVMEKAAKVLVVEMPLEWHDLGHWTSLPAVVGADGAGNTISATRVAALAAKGNIVVSEEDHLIAAIGVSDLVIVQSADATLICHKSQIDRLKDLLDEIGRDYGTRYE; this is translated from the coding sequence ATGAATCACGTCGCCGTTATTCTCGCCGGCGGATCGGGTCGGCGGTTGTGGCCGCTTAGCCGCGCGGATCGTCCCAAACAGTTGCTTCGCATCGTCGAAGGTCGGAGCCTGCTGCGCCATGCCTACGACCGCCTGCGCTTGCGCCTCGCTCCGTCGGACATCTTCGTCGTCGCGCTGGAGCGGCATCTCGATGCGATCGCCGGGCAACTGGAAGGCATCCCGCGCGAGAATCTTATCGGCGAACCGGTCGGCCGCGATACCGCCAACGCGATTGCCCTGGCGGCGGCGATTCTGAACGAACGCCGGTCCGGCTGCACGATGGGGGTCTTCACGGCCGATCATCTCATCCGCCCGATTCAGACTTTCAGCGAAATCGTTGCACGGGGGTACGAGGCGGCCGAGACCCATGCCGACGCCCTGGTGACGTTTGGCATTCGCCCGACCGAGCCGAGCACGCAGATGGGCTACATCGAGCGCGGCGAGCCGGTCTCGCCCGGCGTGTTTGCCGTGAAGTCCTTTCGCGAAAAGCCCGACGCGGCGACGGCGAAGCAGTACATGATCGGCGGCGCGCACGATTGGAACAGCGGCATGTTCGTCTGGCGGCTGCCGACGATTGTGTCGGCGTTGCAACGTCATCTGCCGCAGGCATGGGAGGCGCTGGCGCGGGTGGCGCCACGGTGGGGCAGTGAGGCGGGCACACGCGCCGCGGCGGAAGTGTACCCGACGCTGACGAAGACAAGCATCGATTACGCCGTGATGGAGAAAGCGGCGAAGGTCCTCGTGGTCGAGATGCCGCTGGAATGGCACGATCTGGGTCATTGGACGAGCCTCCCGGCGGTGGTCGGTGCGGACGGCGCAGGGAACACGATATCGGCGACGCGGGTGGCGGCCCTGGCGGCAAAGGGCAACATCGTGGTCAGCGAAGAAGACCACCTGATTGCGGCGATTGGCGTCAGCGATCTGGTCATTGTCCAGAGCGCCGACGCGACGCTCATCTGCCACAAGAGCCAGATCGACCGGCTGAAGGATCTGCTCGACGAAATCGGCCGGGACTACGGCACGCGGTACGAGTAA
- a CDS encoding PEP-CTERM sorting domain-containing protein encodes MLKMKVLAAALGVVTLASAAQAGMIALSAVHDPGQPNFFTLNFPAQYGGPRSGQISSTNFTLSYDDVNGTAQFDSYLQFIDSIELPGGIQTGAITVSIVPGSSSGSYNAATGEFTTSEDYSITFENDLSMFGLVSPVVMPSSSSGQIDFGASRIAQNWSGVGAIGNPAQPDKPIVFDYVCVVNTTFVPEPATAALLMLGGLVLRRRR; translated from the coding sequence ATGTTGAAGATGAAAGTCCTGGCGGCGGCCCTTGGCGTCGTAACCCTGGCATCGGCCGCGCAGGCCGGAATGATCGCCCTCTCGGCGGTGCATGATCCGGGCCAGCCGAATTTCTTCACGCTGAACTTTCCGGCCCAGTACGGCGGACCGCGCAGCGGGCAGATTTCCAGCACGAACTTTACGTTGAGCTATGACGACGTGAACGGCACGGCGCAGTTCGACAGCTACCTGCAATTCATCGATTCGATCGAACTGCCGGGCGGCATCCAGACCGGCGCGATCACGGTCAGCATCGTGCCCGGTTCGTCGAGCGGCAGCTACAACGCCGCCACCGGAGAGTTCACCACCAGCGAAGATTATTCGATCACATTCGAAAACGATTTGAGCATGTTCGGCCTCGTCTCGCCGGTCGTCATGCCCAGCAGTTCGTCTGGCCAGATTGACTTTGGCGCGTCGCGCATCGCGCAGAACTGGTCCGGCGTCGGCGCCATCGGCAACCCGGCACAGCCCGACAAGCCGATCGTGTTTGACTACGTCTGCGTCGTCAATACGACCTTTGTGCCGGAGCCGGCGACGGCGGCCCTGCTCATGCTGGGCGGCCTCGTGCTTCGCCGCCGCCGCTAG
- a CDS encoding glycosyltransferase family 4 protein, with amino-acid sequence MRLAYLTAGAGGMLCGSCMRDNTLAAALIRQGRKVVLVPVFTPIRTDERDVSQSRVLYGGINVYLQNKSPLFGRVPAFLRRMLDAPSLLRSVMRWAGETSGAVAGDLTAAVLEGERGPLSVELDELIEAVGAFEPDVVHLPDVFFVGLAREIKRRLGVGVVCTLTGEDIFIDKLPAAQRARVLDLIRARQRDVDAFIAVTRYYGDYASREFAIDAARIHPVPLGVHTDDFGPEAPRPRPATFTVGYLARICPEKGLHLLIDAFSRLRAEGRDVRLLIGGYLGRPERSYFDNLRNTWRRAGHEDRIDYRGEVDRAGKADLLRACTVLSVPTIYREAKGLSVLEAMAQGVPVVQPAHGSFPELVGDTGGGLLFAPHDSGDLAAKLANLMDAPEETERLGKAGREAVRSRYSDTIMAQSAWRVFEQCARAAGRIVD; translated from the coding sequence ATGAGACTGGCCTACCTCACCGCCGGCGCCGGAGGCATGCTCTGCGGCAGTTGCATGCGCGATAACACGCTGGCGGCGGCCTTGATTCGCCAGGGTCGCAAGGTGGTCCTCGTACCGGTGTTCACGCCGATCCGCACCGACGAGCGCGACGTGAGCCAGTCGCGCGTGCTGTACGGCGGTATCAACGTTTACCTCCAGAACAAATCGCCGCTCTTTGGGCGTGTCCCGGCGTTTCTGCGACGGATGCTGGATGCGCCGTCGCTGCTGCGAAGCGTGATGCGCTGGGCGGGCGAAACATCCGGCGCGGTCGCGGGCGATTTGACGGCGGCCGTGCTGGAGGGCGAGCGCGGGCCGCTCTCGGTGGAACTGGATGAGTTGATTGAGGCGGTCGGCGCGTTCGAGCCGGACGTGGTTCATCTGCCGGATGTGTTCTTCGTCGGCCTGGCGCGCGAGATCAAACGGCGGCTGGGCGTCGGCGTTGTCTGCACGCTGACCGGCGAGGACATTTTCATCGACAAGCTGCCCGCGGCACAACGGGCGCGCGTTCTGGACCTGATCCGCGCGCGGCAGCGCGACGTGGACGCGTTCATCGCGGTGACGCGCTATTACGGCGACTATGCGTCCCGCGAATTCGCCATCGACGCGGCGAGAATTCACCCTGTCCCGCTCGGCGTGCATACCGATGATTTTGGTCCGGAGGCGCCTCGACCGAGGCCGGCAACGTTCACCGTCGGCTACCTGGCGCGCATCTGCCCGGAGAAAGGCCTGCACCTGCTGATTGACGCATTCAGCCGCCTTCGCGCCGAGGGCCGCGACGTGCGATTGCTCATTGGTGGCTACCTCGGCCGGCCCGAACGTTCATATTTTGACAATTTGCGAAACACCTGGCGCCGCGCCGGCCACGAGGATCGGATCGACTATCGCGGCGAGGTCGATCGCGCCGGCAAGGCCGATCTGCTGCGCGCCTGCACCGTGCTGTCGGTGCCGACGATCTATCGCGAGGCCAAAGGGCTGTCGGTGCTGGAGGCCATGGCACAGGGCGTGCCGGTCGTGCAGCCGGCGCATGGAAGTTTTCCCGAGCTGGTCGGCGATACGGGCGGAGGCCTGCTGTTCGCGCCGCATGATTCGGGTGATCTCGCGGCCAAGCTGGCGAACCTGATGGACGCACCGGAGGAAACGGAGCGCCTGGGAAAGGCTGGACGCGAGGCGGTGCGGTCACGTTATTCTGATACAATCATGGCCCAGTCGGCGTGGCGCGTGTTTGAACAATGCGCACGTGCAGCGGGTCGAATAGTCGATTAG
- a CDS encoding PQQ-binding-like beta-propeller repeat protein gives MTTITTLVWMTAAVLGPSDWPSFRGNERLTGVATSTVPDKPALRWKFSAGEPIGSSAAIVDGVVYVGCDNGTLYALKLSDGGVVWAAKTPASRTTSGPASTSQAIPPTIQSSPAVCGDLVLYGDEDGGFHALNRADGTRRWSFRSEAENISSPICSGDRVVFGSYDGNVYCLKLTDGSLLWKHLTDGRVHGSAGVSDGKVVVAGCDQKLHVLQLSDGKSIAAVDLGSVSGCSAAIVDDAVYVGTFGNDVLAIDLKRNERRWTFTNKDRDFPFYASAAVTEELVIIGSRDKFVHALDRKTGKPRWQFRTRGRVDSSPVVAADRVWVGSSDGNVYGLDLRSGEERWRYEAGSPVTASPAVGGGCLVIGTEDGDILCFGEGPGRPPSRN, from the coding sequence ATGACGACGATCACGACTCTCGTATGGATGACCGCCGCAGTACTCGGTCCGTCGGACTGGCCTTCGTTTCGCGGAAACGAACGCCTCACCGGCGTGGCAACTTCGACCGTTCCTGACAAGCCCGCACTGCGATGGAAATTTTCCGCCGGCGAACCGATCGGCTCCAGCGCCGCCATCGTTGACGGCGTCGTCTACGTCGGCTGCGACAACGGCACGCTCTATGCGCTGAAACTCTCGGATGGCGGCGTGGTCTGGGCCGCGAAGACCCCTGCCTCGCGCACCACGAGCGGTCCGGCTTCAACAAGCCAAGCCATCCCGCCGACGATTCAATCGTCCCCCGCGGTCTGCGGCGATCTTGTGCTCTACGGCGACGAGGACGGCGGCTTTCACGCTCTCAATCGGGCCGACGGCACGCGGCGATGGTCCTTTCGCTCCGAGGCCGAGAACATCAGTTCGCCCATTTGCTCCGGCGATCGCGTCGTGTTCGGCTCCTACGATGGCAACGTCTACTGCTTGAAGCTCACCGACGGCTCGCTTTTGTGGAAGCACCTCACGGATGGTCGTGTTCACGGCAGCGCCGGTGTCTCGGATGGAAAGGTCGTCGTCGCCGGCTGCGATCAGAAGCTCCACGTGCTGCAACTATCCGATGGAAAATCGATTGCGGCGGTGGACCTCGGCAGCGTGTCCGGATGCTCGGCGGCCATTGTGGACGACGCGGTCTACGTCGGAACGTTCGGCAATGACGTGCTGGCGATCGATCTGAAGCGTAACGAACGACGCTGGACGTTCACGAACAAGGACCGCGATTTTCCGTTTTACGCATCGGCGGCCGTTACGGAGGAACTGGTCATCATCGGCAGCCGCGACAAATTCGTTCACGCGCTGGACCGGAAGACCGGCAAGCCGCGCTGGCAGTTCCGCACGCGGGGCCGCGTCGATTCGTCGCCCGTGGTGGCGGCGGATCGGGTCTGGGTCGGCTCATCGGACGGGAACGTGTACGGTCTGGACCTTCGCAGCGGCGAGGAGCGGTGGCGGTACGAAGCCGGTTCGCCCGTGACGGCGTCCCCGGCCGTCGGGGGTGGCTGTCTCGTAATTGGGACAGAGGACGGGGACATCCTGTGTTTTGGAGAAGGTCCGGGTCGCCCACCGAGCAGGAATTAA
- a CDS encoding class II aldolase/adducin family protein, which produces MISEWQLRRELADIARRVYDRGLVAGTDGNVSARAGPDRFLVSPSGSCLGMIDPGDFVLIDGSGRPILGRGKPSSERWMHLAAYAERPDIGAAIHAHPPTTIAFTVAGLTIDPCALPEVILAFGQVPVTAYATPATVEGATVVRELIRRYDALVLDRHGSITVGKTAADAFFKLEKLEHGSHVLFMAHQLGQTRALPPEEIAKLAALREQMGIGRASDVPPTCMPGTPLPRITPTGERY; this is translated from the coding sequence ATGATCAGCGAATGGCAATTGCGACGGGAACTGGCCGACATCGCCCGCCGCGTCTATGACCGCGGCCTCGTCGCCGGCACCGACGGGAACGTTTCGGCTCGCGCGGGGCCTGACCGCTTCCTCGTGTCACCGAGCGGCTCGTGCCTCGGCATGATCGATCCGGGGGACTTCGTGCTCATCGACGGGTCCGGTCGGCCGATTCTCGGACGCGGCAAACCATCGAGCGAGCGGTGGATGCATCTCGCGGCCTACGCCGAGCGGCCGGACATCGGCGCCGCGATTCACGCGCACCCGCCGACAACGATTGCCTTCACCGTTGCCGGACTGACCATCGATCCTTGCGCCCTGCCGGAGGTGATTCTTGCATTCGGCCAGGTGCCGGTGACGGCCTATGCGACGCCCGCGACGGTGGAGGGCGCCACGGTCGTGCGCGAGTTGATCCGTCGTTACGACGCCTTGGTGCTCGACCGGCACGGTTCGATCACCGTGGGCAAGACGGCCGCCGACGCGTTCTTCAAATTGGAGAAACTCGAACACGGCTCGCACGTGCTGTTCATGGCGCATCAACTGGGCCAGACGCGCGCGTTGCCGCCGGAGGAAATCGCCAAGCTGGCGGCGTTGCGTGAACAGATGGGGATCGGCCGTGCCTCCGACGTGCCGCCGACCTGCATGCCCGGCACGCCGCTGCCGCGCATCACGCCGACCGGGGAACGGTACTAA
- a CDS encoding AAA family ATPase: MAKAASTLFGKPRHEGVRVVVTGQVGVDKKQFLEEVVRIAAERGHDVKLLNVGDMMYAEAPDVVRGRILDLPRTRLNSLRRAAFKDILATAEKSPNVIINTHATFRWKHGLFEAFDFDQMTALDADLYITLVDNVDAIHERLLRDHDLAHTLKDIMVWREEEILATEILSHAICGHGRFYVLARGQEGATAKSLVRLMFEKDRKRIYPSFPMSHVMDMPDVLAEIDGFRDALAEHFICFDPGDLDEKRLLFEAAEATKRGEQTFKLAVNRRDLVFNVTDVTSVARDIDGQIYARDFKLIDQSDMIVSYIPELTGGIPGLSSGVERELQHAFEGTKEVFVIWRPKKEPSPFVTETATKVFTSVEELFQYFQSRGYIGDYQLNLLRTGAPKERGRFG, from the coding sequence ATGGCAAAAGCAGCTTCGACGTTGTTCGGCAAGCCGCGGCACGAGGGCGTGCGCGTCGTCGTCACCGGGCAGGTCGGTGTGGACAAGAAGCAGTTCCTGGAAGAGGTCGTCCGCATCGCCGCCGAGCGCGGGCACGACGTGAAGCTGCTCAACGTCGGCGACATGATGTATGCCGAGGCGCCCGACGTGGTGCGCGGCCGCATCCTCGATCTGCCTCGGACGCGGCTGAACAGCCTGCGCCGGGCGGCTTTCAAGGATATCCTCGCCACTGCGGAGAAGTCGCCGAACGTCATCATCAACACGCACGCCACGTTTCGCTGGAAGCATGGGTTGTTCGAGGCGTTCGACTTCGATCAGATGACCGCGCTGGATGCCGATCTTTACATCACGCTGGTGGACAACGTCGATGCGATCCACGAGCGGCTGCTGCGCGATCACGACTTGGCTCACACACTGAAGGACATCATGGTCTGGCGCGAGGAGGAGATTCTCGCGACGGAAATCCTCTCGCACGCCATCTGCGGCCATGGGCGCTTCTACGTCCTCGCCCGCGGGCAGGAGGGGGCTACGGCCAAGTCGCTCGTCCGGCTCATGTTCGAGAAAGACCGCAAGCGCATCTATCCCAGCTTCCCCATGTCGCACGTGATGGACATGCCCGATGTGCTGGCGGAGATCGACGGCTTCCGCGACGCACTGGCCGAGCATTTCATCTGCTTCGATCCCGGTGATTTGGACGAAAAGCGCCTGCTTTTTGAAGCGGCCGAGGCGACGAAGCGCGGCGAGCAGACGTTCAAGCTGGCCGTCAATCGCCGCGACCTGGTCTTCAACGTCACCGATGTCACCAGCGTGGCCCGGGACATCGACGGGCAAATCTATGCCCGCGACTTCAAGCTGATCGACCAGTCCGACATGATCGTGAGCTACATCCCCGAGCTGACGGGCGGCATCCCCGGCCTGTCCAGCGGCGTCGAGCGCGAGTTGCAGCATGCATTTGAGGGGACCAAAGAGGTTTTCGTCATCTGGCGGCCGAAGAAGGAACCGTCGCCCTTTGTGACCGAGACGGCGACGAAAGTCTTCACATCGGTGGAGGAACTGTTCCAATACTTCCAGTCGCGCGGGTACATCGGGGATTATCAACTCAACCTGCTTCGCACCGGCGCGCCGAAAGAACGCGGCCGGTTCGGATGA
- a CDS encoding ABC transporter ATP-binding protein, translated as MTDGTSQGPTTPDPNAPGSSFRVPVLSAVAIGKDYETPRGSLQILDECSLELHPGDTVAIMGPSGSGKSTLLAILGTLEPPSRGRLLLTGEDPFEFPEAQLAAFRNRQIGFVFQDHLLLPYCTALENVVVPALAGPDRDAAERDPAQTSALTRAEQLLSRVGLADRMDHRPAELSGGERQRTAIARALINQPRLLLADEPTGNLDRASADGVARLLLDVAAEQRAALVAVTHSRALADQFKRRYELVGGRLTPLS; from the coding sequence ATGACGGACGGGACGTCACAGGGGCCGACCACGCCGGATCCGAATGCGCCCGGATCTTCCTTTCGCGTACCCGTCCTCTCCGCCGTGGCCATCGGCAAGGACTACGAGACGCCGCGGGGATCGCTGCAAATCCTCGACGAATGCTCGCTGGAACTGCACCCCGGCGACACGGTCGCGATCATGGGACCGAGCGGATCGGGCAAGAGCACGCTGCTGGCGATCCTCGGCACGCTGGAGCCACCCAGCCGCGGCAGGCTCCTTCTTACTGGCGAAGACCCGTTCGAATTCCCCGAAGCACAACTGGCAGCGTTTCGCAATCGCCAGATCGGTTTCGTCTTTCAGGATCACCTGCTGCTGCCCTATTGCACGGCGCTGGAGAACGTCGTCGTTCCGGCGCTGGCCGGTCCAGATCGTGACGCCGCCGAGCGTGATCCAGCGCAGACATCGGCCCTGACGCGTGCCGAGCAATTGCTTTCGCGCGTGGGCCTGGCCGATCGCATGGATCATCGCCCGGCGGAACTCTCCGGCGGTGAGCGGCAGCGCACGGCGATCGCCCGTGCACTGATCAACCAGCCGCGCCTGCTGCTGGCCGACGAGCCGACGGGCAATCTCGATCGCGCATCGGCCGATGGCGTTGCGCGATTGCTCCTCGACGTTGCGGCGGAGCAGCGCGCGGCGCTGGTGGCGGTGACGCATAGCCGCGCGCTGGCCGATCAATTCAAGCGGCGATACGAACTGGTCGGCGGTCGACTGACGCCGTTGTCTTAG
- the ruvX gene encoding Holliday junction resolvase RuvX has product MQRILGIDYGTTRIGIAVADLETKVAVPLTALAGRNDVTRDARAMVDAGAEQGAVAFVVGLPLSMDDSDSQQTALTRRFAAELERLSAKPVYFQDERLSSMAAADALHELHGGRRSGQRRAKQSGRLDAVAAQRILQAYLDNPESVLPGR; this is encoded by the coding sequence ATGCAACGCATCCTCGGCATCGACTACGGCACGACGCGGATCGGCATCGCCGTTGCGGACCTCGAAACGAAGGTGGCCGTGCCGCTGACGGCACTGGCCGGTCGCAACGACGTGACGCGGGATGCCCGGGCCATGGTCGACGCCGGCGCGGAGCAGGGGGCGGTCGCGTTTGTCGTCGGTCTGCCGTTGAGTATGGATGACAGCGATTCGCAGCAGACGGCGCTGACCCGCCGTTTCGCCGCCGAGTTGGAACGGCTATCCGCGAAACCAGTCTATTTTCAGGACGAGCGACTCTCATCCATGGCGGCGGCCGATGCCCTGCACGAGCTGCACGGCGGCCGTCGAAGCGGCCAGCGCCGCGCGAAGCAAAGCGGCCGCCTGGATGCCGTCGCGGCGCAGCGCATTTTGCAGGCCTATCTGGATAACCCCGAATCCGTGTTGCCGGGCCGATAA
- a CDS encoding ABC transporter permease: protein MTIGRLVRHSLTYHARSHLAVVLSVLAGSAVLTGALLVGDSMRGSLHAQALKRLAGVDQAVLAPRFFTQQLAESVRGTASGARSCILISAQLTHADSRARENRVTVIGLPVSDTGPGGSPAREDGVVLNAELARRLGAKAGDEVIIAVAKAQVVPAETLLGRRDDLAMQFRLRVSGILPADAELGGLALSPGTQLPLNAFVDLAELQKRLRQEGRVNAILHFGAVSFQERGEPVIEAALRRAATLADYDLSLRVDEARGYVSLETRRILLEPPVEKAAREAAAALGVVLDPILTYLVNDLSRTDQPEGIPYSVATAIESERGLTLSDGSPALPLHDGDIYINTWAAEDLAAKVGDVLRLRYFVSRPFGKLEESTTTLTLRGIVRMTGAAADPGLTPTYEGITTTNRLSEWDAPFPMDMKRIRPKDEDYWDKHRATPKAFVALTTGRRLWAEADAPFGTLTSIHVYPANSGMEGVTNQAGNVSPRASGDPALLAARFEQELLRRLDPSEMGLRVDDLRGRVERAAAGSTDFGMLFLGFSLFLIAAAFLLVVLIFRLGIERRAGEIGLLLALGFEVRTASRLLLIEGGLLALVGVAGGTAAALGYAWLMLTGLQTWWALPGSVTFLSLHCDGSALWIGPIAGFVPAVAMIAWSSRGMARRSARSLMAGEIESPSTARGAASPWSTRLSVLCAVAACLVAILGAQRGSTGAPAAFFSAGALVLIAGLSGLRAWMRADSRRPIAPGSGALLRLGVRNARRHPGRSLLAGGLIACATFVVISVGLYRRDVTQTDFARSGGLGGFSLMAQSIAPIAEDLGDPRSRATIGLAPETAQLLRGSSIQSFRVQPGEDASCENLYRVSRPRILGATDAMIGRGGFSFTSHLDASPAERLNPWKLLHRTFDDGAIPVIADANTTTWLLKLSLGDDWLAVDERGRPVKLRLVATLVGSVLQGELIIAESNFKRLYPSIAGYSFFLIDVPPERAEQVESALEHDLSYLGFDATHTASRLAGYLAIENTYLSTFQSLGGLGLVLGTLGLAAVMLRSVLERRRELALLRAVGMSRVKLRFLVLVENAALLAAGLLIGIAASAVAVGPQLAGSSQQASDAPWNQLALTLLLCTGCGMAASAWAARTASRAPLLASLRRD, encoded by the coding sequence GTGACAATCGGCCGGCTTGTTCGCCACAGCCTGACGTATCACGCGCGCAGCCACTTGGCCGTCGTGCTGTCGGTTCTGGCGGGGTCGGCGGTTCTGACCGGCGCGCTGCTGGTGGGCGATTCGATGCGCGGCAGCCTGCATGCGCAGGCGCTGAAGCGGCTGGCCGGAGTCGATCAAGCCGTCCTCGCGCCGCGATTCTTCACGCAGCAACTTGCCGAATCGGTGCGCGGCACGGCGTCCGGGGCGCGGTCGTGCATTCTGATCTCGGCGCAACTCACCCATGCGGATTCGCGCGCGCGGGAAAACCGCGTCACGGTGATCGGGCTGCCCGTGAGCGATACGGGGCCGGGCGGATCGCCCGCGCGGGAAGATGGCGTGGTGCTCAATGCGGAGTTGGCGCGACGGCTGGGCGCGAAGGCGGGCGACGAGGTGATCATCGCCGTCGCCAAAGCGCAGGTGGTGCCTGCGGAGACGCTGCTGGGTCGGCGCGACGATCTGGCGATGCAGTTTCGACTGCGCGTGTCGGGCATTCTGCCGGCTGATGCGGAGCTGGGCGGGCTGGCACTTTCGCCCGGAACCCAATTGCCGCTCAACGCGTTTGTTGATCTCGCCGAATTGCAGAAGCGGCTTCGGCAGGAGGGCCGCGTCAACGCGATCCTTCACTTTGGCGCCGTCTCGTTCCAGGAACGCGGGGAGCCTGTCATCGAGGCGGCGCTGCGGCGCGCAGCGACGCTCGCGGATTACGATCTCTCACTCCGCGTGGATGAGGCGCGAGGGTACGTCTCGCTCGAGACGCGGCGCATCCTACTGGAACCACCCGTCGAAAAAGCAGCACGTGAAGCGGCCGCGGCGCTGGGGGTGGTCCTTGATCCGATACTGACCTATCTCGTGAACGATCTTTCGCGGACCGATCAGCCGGAGGGGATCCCGTACTCCGTCGCAACGGCCATCGAGTCCGAGCGCGGGCTGACGCTTTCCGATGGCTCGCCCGCGCTGCCGCTGCATGATGGCGACATTTATATTAATACGTGGGCCGCGGAGGACCTGGCCGCGAAGGTCGGCGACGTGCTTCGACTGCGTTACTTCGTGAGCCGCCCATTCGGCAAGCTGGAAGAGTCCACGACGACGCTGACGCTGCGCGGCATTGTACGAATGACCGGCGCGGCAGCCGACCCCGGACTGACGCCGACGTACGAAGGCATCACGACGACGAATCGCCTGTCGGAGTGGGACGCGCCGTTCCCCATGGACATGAAGCGTATACGCCCGAAGGACGAGGACTACTGGGACAAACATCGTGCCACGCCGAAGGCCTTCGTCGCATTAACGACGGGTCGGCGGCTTTGGGCCGAGGCCGATGCGCCGTTCGGAACGTTGACTTCAATACACGTTTATCCAGCGAACTCCGGCATGGAAGGCGTCACGAACCAAGCCGGCAACGTGAGCCCGCGGGCGTCAGGCGATCCGGCGTTGTTGGCTGCGCGTTTCGAACAGGAGTTGTTGCGCCGCCTGGACCCGTCCGAGATGGGCCTTCGCGTTGATGATCTGCGCGGCCGGGTGGAGCGCGCCGCGGCCGGCAGCACCGATTTCGGCATGTTGTTTCTGGGATTCAGCCTGTTTCTGATCGCCGCGGCGTTCCTGCTGGTCGTTCTGATCTTTCGACTCGGCATCGAGCGGCGCGCGGGGGAGATCGGCCTGCTGTTGGCGCTGGGCTTCGAGGTGCGCACCGCGTCGCGGCTGCTGTTGATCGAGGGCGGTCTGCTCGCGCTGGTTGGCGTAGCCGGTGGGACAGCCGCTGCACTGGGCTACGCGTGGCTGATGCTGACAGGATTGCAAACGTGGTGGGCGCTGCCCGGGAGCGTCACGTTTCTGTCGCTGCACTGCGATGGAAGCGCCCTGTGGATCGGCCCGATCGCCGGATTCGTTCCCGCCGTCGCGATGATCGCGTGGAGCAGTCGCGGGATGGCGCGCCGCTCGGCTCGATCCCTGATGGCCGGCGAGATCGAATCGCCATCCACGGCGCGCGGCGCAGCTTCGCCGTGGTCGACGCGCCTCTCGGTGCTGTGTGCGGTAGCAGCGTGCCTCGTTGCGATACTGGGCGCGCAACGCGGCTCCACGGGAGCGCCGGCGGCGTTCTTCAGCGCCGGCGCGCTGGTGCTGATCGCCGGCTTGTCAGGGCTGCGCGCATGGATGCGCGCCGATTCGCGCCGCCCCATCGCCCCCGGTTCTGGCGCCCTGCTACGACTGGGTGTTCGCAACGCGCGGCGACATCCCGGCCGCAGCCTGCTCGCCGGCGGACTGATCGCCTGCGCGACATTCGTCGTCATATCGGTCGGCCTCTACCGCCGCGACGTGACCCAGACGGACTTCGCGCGGTCCGGCGGCCTGGGCGGCTTCTCCCTGATGGCGCAGTCCATCGCGCCGATCGCCGAGGACCTCGGCGATCCGCGCAGTCGCGCCACGATCGGACTCGCGCCGGAGACTGCCCAACTTCTTCGCGGCTCGTCGATTCAGTCGTTTCGCGTTCAACCCGGCGAGGACGCCAGTTGCGAGAACCTGTACCGCGTGAGCCGCCCGCGCATCCTTGGGGCGACCGACGCGATGATCGGGCGCGGCGGATTCTCCTTCACCTCACACCTCGACGCCTCCCCCGCCGAGCGCCTGAATCCGTGGAAGCTGCTCCATCGCACGTTCGACGACGGCGCGATTCCGGTCATTGCCGACGCCAACACCACGACGTGGTTGCTCAAGTTGTCGCTCGGCGACGACTGGCTCGCGGTCGACGAGCGCGGCCGGCCGGTCAAGCTGCGCCTCGTCGCCACGCTGGTCGGCAGCGTGTTGCAGGGCGAGTTGATCATCGCCGAATCGAACTTCAAGCGGCTGTATCCATCCATCGCGGGCTATTCGTTTTTTCTGATCGACGTGCCGCCGGAGCGCGCCGAGCAGGTGGAGTCGGCTCTGGAGCACGATCTGTCCTATCTCGGCTTCGACGCGACGCACACGGCCTCACGGCTGGCGGGCTACCTGGCGATAGAAAACACCTATTTGTCAACATTCCAATCCCTCGGCGGGCTGGGTCTGGTGCTGGGCACGCTCGGTCTCGCGGCGGTCATGCTGCGCAGCGTCCTGGAGCGCCGCCGCGAGCTGGCGCTGCTGCGAGCGGTCGGTATGAGCCGCGTGAAACTGCGGTTCCTTGTGCTCGTGGAAAATGCCGCGCTGCTGGCGGCGGGCTTACTCATCGGGATCGCGGCGTCGGCCGTGGCGGTCGGACCGCAACTCGCGGGGTCGTCACAGCAGGCATCGGATGCACCGTGGAACCAACTTGCGCTGACCCTGCTGCTCTGCACCGGCTGCGGGATGGCGGCCAGCGCCTGGGCGGCGCGCACGGCGTCCCGCGCGCCGCTCCTGGCATCGCTCCGGCGAGATTGA